One window from the genome of Camelus bactrianus isolate YW-2024 breed Bactrian camel chromosome 4, ASM4877302v1, whole genome shotgun sequence encodes:
- the ENTR1 gene encoding endosome-associated-trafficking regulator 1 isoform X1 — MAGYARRPGVTPLSRARSLVISDAPAFYERRSCLPQLDCERPHGRDLESHFFGIRPTFMCYVPSPVLASVGDTDFGYGKGKCTKQGPSGAQNTHFGDDKLEDLEEANPFSFKEFLKTKNLGLSKENTTNSRIYSKESTRHSLGLDHNSPTSQTVGYGLEYQQPFFEDPTGAGDLLDEDEDEDDRWNGAYLPSAVEQTHSSRVAASTSPCSTYISFFSNPSELAGPESLPAWTLSDSDSRVSPAGSPSADFAAHGESLGDRHLRTLQISYEALKDENSKLRRKLTEVQSFSETQTEMVRTLERKLEAKMIKEESDYHDLESVVQQVEQNLELMTKRAVKAENHVMKLKQEISLLQAQVSNFKRENEALRAGQGASLTVVKQNTDVALQNLRVVMNNAHTSIKQLVSGAETLNLVAEILKSIDRISEIKDEEES, encoded by the exons ATGGCGGGCTACGCGCGCCGCCCGGGCGTCACCCCGCTATCCCGGGCCCGGAGCCTTGTCATTTCGGACG CTCCAGCGTTCTATGAGCGCCGGTCTTGTCTCCCCCAGCTAGACTGTGAGCGCCCCCATGGCAGGGACCTGGAGTCCCACTTCTTCGGCATTCGGCCGACGTTTATGTGCTATGTGCCCAGTCCGGTGCTAGCTTCCGTGGGAGACACAG ATTTTGGCTATGGAAAGGGGAAGTGTACTAAGCAAGGTCCATCAGGAGCCCAGAACACACATTTTGGAG ATGATAAACTTGAAGATCTTGAAGAGGCAAATCCATTCTCCTTTAAAGAGTTTTTGAAAACCAAGAACCTTGGCCTGTCAAAAGAGAACACGACCAACAGCAGGATCTATTCAAAG gaatccACGAGGCACTCTCTGGGACTCGACCATAACTCCCCAACCTCCCAAACTGTGGGGTATGGCCTGGAATACCAGCAGCCATTTTTCGAAGACCCGACAGGGGCTGGTGACCTCCTGGacgaggacgaggatgaggacgACAGGTGGAATGGGGCCTACCTGCCGTCTGCTGTGGAGCAGACCCACTCGTCCAGGGTCGCCGCCAGCACATCACCCTGCAGCACCTACATCTCCTTTTTTTCCAACCCATCGGAGCTGGCGGGGCCTGAGTCTCTGCCCGCGTGGACGCTGAGTGACTCCGACTCTCGCGTCTCCCCAGCGGGGAGCCCCAGCGCAGACTTTGCAGCCCACGGAGAATCACTGGGGGACAGGCACCTTCGGACACTGCAGATAAGTTATGAAGCA ctcaaagatgaaaattctaaGCTAAGAAGAAAGCTGACTGAGGTTCAGAGCTTCTCTGAAACTCAAACAGAAAT GGTGAGGACACTGGAGCGGAAATTAGAAGCCAAGATGATAAAGGAGGAGAGTGACTATCATGATCTGGAGTCGGTGGTCCAGCAGGTGGAGCAGAATCTGGAGCTCATGACT AAACGGGCGGTCAAGGCAGAAAATCACGTCATGAAACTGAAACAGGAAATAAGCTTGCTGCAG gcacaggtCTCTAACTTCAAGCGGGAGAATGAAGCCCTGCGGGCGGGCCAGGGCGCCAGCCTGACTGTGGTGAAGCAGAACACGGACGTGGCCCTGCAGAACCTCCGCGTCGTCATGAACAACGCACACACTTCGATCAA GCAGCTGGTTTCTGGAGCTGAAACGTTGAATCTCGTTGCTGAAATCCTTAAATCTATAGACAGAATTTCTGAAATTAAAGATGAGGAGGAGTCCTGA
- the ENTR1 gene encoding endosome-associated-trafficking regulator 1 isoform X3 produces the protein MAGYARRPGVTPLSRARSLVISDDFGYGKGKCTKQGPSGAQNTHFGDDKLEDLEEANPFSFKEFLKTKNLGLSKENTTNSRIYSKESTRHSLGLDHNSPTSQTVGYGLEYQQPFFEDPTGAGDLLDEDEDEDDRWNGAYLPSAVEQTHSSRVAASTSPCSTYISFFSNPSELAGPESLPAWTLSDSDSRVSPAGSPSADFAAHGESLGDRHLRTLQISYEALKDENSKLRRKLTEVQSFSETQTEMVRTLERKLEAKMIKEESDYHDLESVVQQVEQNLELMTKRAVKAENHVMKLKQEISLLQAQVSNFKRENEALRAGQGASLTVVKQNTDVALQNLRVVMNNAHTSIKQLVSGAETLNLVAEILKSIDRISEIKDEEES, from the exons ATGGCGGGCTACGCGCGCCGCCCGGGCGTCACCCCGCTATCCCGGGCCCGGAGCCTTGTCATTTCGGACG ATTTTGGCTATGGAAAGGGGAAGTGTACTAAGCAAGGTCCATCAGGAGCCCAGAACACACATTTTGGAG ATGATAAACTTGAAGATCTTGAAGAGGCAAATCCATTCTCCTTTAAAGAGTTTTTGAAAACCAAGAACCTTGGCCTGTCAAAAGAGAACACGACCAACAGCAGGATCTATTCAAAG gaatccACGAGGCACTCTCTGGGACTCGACCATAACTCCCCAACCTCCCAAACTGTGGGGTATGGCCTGGAATACCAGCAGCCATTTTTCGAAGACCCGACAGGGGCTGGTGACCTCCTGGacgaggacgaggatgaggacgACAGGTGGAATGGGGCCTACCTGCCGTCTGCTGTGGAGCAGACCCACTCGTCCAGGGTCGCCGCCAGCACATCACCCTGCAGCACCTACATCTCCTTTTTTTCCAACCCATCGGAGCTGGCGGGGCCTGAGTCTCTGCCCGCGTGGACGCTGAGTGACTCCGACTCTCGCGTCTCCCCAGCGGGGAGCCCCAGCGCAGACTTTGCAGCCCACGGAGAATCACTGGGGGACAGGCACCTTCGGACACTGCAGATAAGTTATGAAGCA ctcaaagatgaaaattctaaGCTAAGAAGAAAGCTGACTGAGGTTCAGAGCTTCTCTGAAACTCAAACAGAAAT GGTGAGGACACTGGAGCGGAAATTAGAAGCCAAGATGATAAAGGAGGAGAGTGACTATCATGATCTGGAGTCGGTGGTCCAGCAGGTGGAGCAGAATCTGGAGCTCATGACT AAACGGGCGGTCAAGGCAGAAAATCACGTCATGAAACTGAAACAGGAAATAAGCTTGCTGCAG gcacaggtCTCTAACTTCAAGCGGGAGAATGAAGCCCTGCGGGCGGGCCAGGGCGCCAGCCTGACTGTGGTGAAGCAGAACACGGACGTGGCCCTGCAGAACCTCCGCGTCGTCATGAACAACGCACACACTTCGATCAA GCAGCTGGTTTCTGGAGCTGAAACGTTGAATCTCGTTGCTGAAATCCTTAAATCTATAGACAGAATTTCTGAAATTAAAGATGAGGAGGAGTCCTGA
- the ENTR1 gene encoding endosome-associated-trafficking regulator 1 isoform X4, with protein sequence MAGYARRPGVTPLSRARSLVISDDDKLEDLEEANPFSFKEFLKTKNLGLSKENTTNSRIYSKESTRHSLGLDHNSPTSQTVGYGLEYQQPFFEDPTGAGDLLDEDEDEDDRWNGAYLPSAVEQTHSSRVAASTSPCSTYISFFSNPSELAGPESLPAWTLSDSDSRVSPAGSPSADFAAHGESLGDRHLRTLQISYEALKDENSKLRRKLTEVQSFSETQTEMVRTLERKLEAKMIKEESDYHDLESVVQQVEQNLELMTKRAVKAENHVMKLKQEISLLQAQVSNFKRENEALRAGQGASLTVVKQNTDVALQNLRVVMNNAHTSIKQLVSGAETLNLVAEILKSIDRISEIKDEEES encoded by the exons ATGGCGGGCTACGCGCGCCGCCCGGGCGTCACCCCGCTATCCCGGGCCCGGAGCCTTGTCATTTCGGACG ATGATAAACTTGAAGATCTTGAAGAGGCAAATCCATTCTCCTTTAAAGAGTTTTTGAAAACCAAGAACCTTGGCCTGTCAAAAGAGAACACGACCAACAGCAGGATCTATTCAAAG gaatccACGAGGCACTCTCTGGGACTCGACCATAACTCCCCAACCTCCCAAACTGTGGGGTATGGCCTGGAATACCAGCAGCCATTTTTCGAAGACCCGACAGGGGCTGGTGACCTCCTGGacgaggacgaggatgaggacgACAGGTGGAATGGGGCCTACCTGCCGTCTGCTGTGGAGCAGACCCACTCGTCCAGGGTCGCCGCCAGCACATCACCCTGCAGCACCTACATCTCCTTTTTTTCCAACCCATCGGAGCTGGCGGGGCCTGAGTCTCTGCCCGCGTGGACGCTGAGTGACTCCGACTCTCGCGTCTCCCCAGCGGGGAGCCCCAGCGCAGACTTTGCAGCCCACGGAGAATCACTGGGGGACAGGCACCTTCGGACACTGCAGATAAGTTATGAAGCA ctcaaagatgaaaattctaaGCTAAGAAGAAAGCTGACTGAGGTTCAGAGCTTCTCTGAAACTCAAACAGAAAT GGTGAGGACACTGGAGCGGAAATTAGAAGCCAAGATGATAAAGGAGGAGAGTGACTATCATGATCTGGAGTCGGTGGTCCAGCAGGTGGAGCAGAATCTGGAGCTCATGACT AAACGGGCGGTCAAGGCAGAAAATCACGTCATGAAACTGAAACAGGAAATAAGCTTGCTGCAG gcacaggtCTCTAACTTCAAGCGGGAGAATGAAGCCCTGCGGGCGGGCCAGGGCGCCAGCCTGACTGTGGTGAAGCAGAACACGGACGTGGCCCTGCAGAACCTCCGCGTCGTCATGAACAACGCACACACTTCGATCAA GCAGCTGGTTTCTGGAGCTGAAACGTTGAATCTCGTTGCTGAAATCCTTAAATCTATAGACAGAATTTCTGAAATTAAAGATGAGGAGGAGTCCTGA
- the ENTR1 gene encoding endosome-associated-trafficking regulator 1 isoform X2 — translation MAGYARRPGVTPLSRARSLVISDAPAFYERRSCLPQLDCERPHGRDLESHFFGIRPTFMCYVPSPVLASVGDTDDKLEDLEEANPFSFKEFLKTKNLGLSKENTTNSRIYSKESTRHSLGLDHNSPTSQTVGYGLEYQQPFFEDPTGAGDLLDEDEDEDDRWNGAYLPSAVEQTHSSRVAASTSPCSTYISFFSNPSELAGPESLPAWTLSDSDSRVSPAGSPSADFAAHGESLGDRHLRTLQISYEALKDENSKLRRKLTEVQSFSETQTEMVRTLERKLEAKMIKEESDYHDLESVVQQVEQNLELMTKRAVKAENHVMKLKQEISLLQAQVSNFKRENEALRAGQGASLTVVKQNTDVALQNLRVVMNNAHTSIKQLVSGAETLNLVAEILKSIDRISEIKDEEES, via the exons ATGGCGGGCTACGCGCGCCGCCCGGGCGTCACCCCGCTATCCCGGGCCCGGAGCCTTGTCATTTCGGACG CTCCAGCGTTCTATGAGCGCCGGTCTTGTCTCCCCCAGCTAGACTGTGAGCGCCCCCATGGCAGGGACCTGGAGTCCCACTTCTTCGGCATTCGGCCGACGTTTATGTGCTATGTGCCCAGTCCGGTGCTAGCTTCCGTGGGAGACACAG ATGATAAACTTGAAGATCTTGAAGAGGCAAATCCATTCTCCTTTAAAGAGTTTTTGAAAACCAAGAACCTTGGCCTGTCAAAAGAGAACACGACCAACAGCAGGATCTATTCAAAG gaatccACGAGGCACTCTCTGGGACTCGACCATAACTCCCCAACCTCCCAAACTGTGGGGTATGGCCTGGAATACCAGCAGCCATTTTTCGAAGACCCGACAGGGGCTGGTGACCTCCTGGacgaggacgaggatgaggacgACAGGTGGAATGGGGCCTACCTGCCGTCTGCTGTGGAGCAGACCCACTCGTCCAGGGTCGCCGCCAGCACATCACCCTGCAGCACCTACATCTCCTTTTTTTCCAACCCATCGGAGCTGGCGGGGCCTGAGTCTCTGCCCGCGTGGACGCTGAGTGACTCCGACTCTCGCGTCTCCCCAGCGGGGAGCCCCAGCGCAGACTTTGCAGCCCACGGAGAATCACTGGGGGACAGGCACCTTCGGACACTGCAGATAAGTTATGAAGCA ctcaaagatgaaaattctaaGCTAAGAAGAAAGCTGACTGAGGTTCAGAGCTTCTCTGAAACTCAAACAGAAAT GGTGAGGACACTGGAGCGGAAATTAGAAGCCAAGATGATAAAGGAGGAGAGTGACTATCATGATCTGGAGTCGGTGGTCCAGCAGGTGGAGCAGAATCTGGAGCTCATGACT AAACGGGCGGTCAAGGCAGAAAATCACGTCATGAAACTGAAACAGGAAATAAGCTTGCTGCAG gcacaggtCTCTAACTTCAAGCGGGAGAATGAAGCCCTGCGGGCGGGCCAGGGCGCCAGCCTGACTGTGGTGAAGCAGAACACGGACGTGGCCCTGCAGAACCTCCGCGTCGTCATGAACAACGCACACACTTCGATCAA GCAGCTGGTTTCTGGAGCTGAAACGTTGAATCTCGTTGCTGAAATCCTTAAATCTATAGACAGAATTTCTGAAATTAAAGATGAGGAGGAGTCCTGA
- the PMPCA gene encoding mitochondrial-processing peptidase subunit alpha isoform X1 gives MAAMVLAATRLLRGSSSWGRSRLRFGTPAYRRFSSGGAYPNIPLSSPLPGVPKPVFATVDGQEKFETKITTLDNGLRVASQNKFGQFCTVGILINSGSRYEAKYLSGIAHFLEKLAFSSTDRFGSKDEILLTLEKHGGICDCQTSRDTTMYAVSADSKGLETVVGLLADVVLHPQLTDEEIEMTRMAVQFELEDLNMRPDPEPLLTEMIHEAAYRENTVGLHRFCPTENIAKINREVLYSYLRNYYTPDRMVLAGVGVEHERLVECARKHLLGAHPAWGSEAAVQVDRSVAQYTGGIAKLERDMSNVSLGPAPFPELTHIMIGLESCSFLEADFIPFAVLNMMMGGGGSFSAGGPGKGMFTRLYLNVLNRHHWMYNATSYHHSYEDTGLLCIHASADPRQVREMVEIITREFVLTAGTVDVVELERAKTQLMSMLMMNLEARPVIFEDVGRQVLATRSRKLPHELCALIRDVKPEDIKRVASKMLRGKPAVAALGDLTDLPTYEHVQAALSSKDGRLPRMYRLFR, from the exons ATGGCGGCTATGGTGTTGGCGGCGACGCGGCTGCTGCGAGGCTCGAGCTCCTGGGGCCGCTCGCGGCTGAG GTTTGGAACCCCTGCGTACAGACGGTTTAGTAGTGGTGGTGCCTACCCCAACATCCCCCTGTCTTCTCCCTTACCTGGAGTACCCAAGCCCGTTTTTGCTACAGTTGATGGACAGGAAAAGTTTGAAACCAAAATTACCACACTGGATAATGGGCTTCGTGTGGCATCCCAAAATAAGTTTGGACAGTTCTGTACAGTAGGAA tTCTTATTAATTCAGGATCAAGATATGAAGCAAAATATCTTAGTGGAATTGCTCACTTTTTGGAAAAATTGGCATTTTCG tCTACTGATCGATTTGGCAGCAAAGATGAAATTCTGCTTACCTTGGAAAAGCATGGGGGTATTTGTGACTGCCAGACATCGAG AGACACCACCATGTATGCTGTGTCTGCTGATTCTAAAGGCCTGGAGACGGTGGTTGGTTTGCTGGCTGATGTGGTCCTGCACCCCCAGCTGACAG atgaggaaattgagatgaCCCGAATGGCAGTCCAGTTTGAGCTGGAGGACCTCAACATGAGGCCCGACCCGGAACCGCTTCTCACCGAGATGATCCACGAG GCTGCTTACAGGGAAAACACAGTTGGCCTGCACCGTTTCTGCCCCACAGAGAACATAGCAAAGATCAATCGAGAGGTGCTTTATTCTTACCTGAGAAACTACTACACCCCCGACCGCATGGTGCTGGCTGGAGTGGGGGTGGAGCACGAGCGCCTGGTGGAATGTGCCAGAAAGCATCTCCTGGGGGCCCACCCAGCCTGGGGCAGCGAGGCGGCTGTGCAGGTTGACAGATCGGTGGCGCAGTACACCGGGGGCATCGCCAAG CTGGAAAGAGACATGTCCAATGTcagcctgggccctgccccaTTCCCGGAGCTTACGCACATCATGATAGGGCTGGAGAGCTGCTCCTTCTTG GAGGCAGACTTCATCCCCTTTGCGGTGCTGAACATGATGATGGGGGGCGGCGGCTCCTTCTCAGCCGGTGGGCCCGGCAAGGGCATGTTTACCAGGCTCTACCTCAACGTGCTCAACAG GCACCACTGGATGTACAATGCGACCTCCTATCATCACAGCTATGAGGACACGGGCCTCCTGTGCATCCATGCCAGCGCTGACCCCAGACAG GTTCGGGAGATGGTGGAAATCATCACCAGAGAGTTTGTTTTAACGGCTGGAACCGTGGACGTG GTGGAGCTGGAGCGGGCCAAGACCCAGCTGATGTCCATGCTCATGATGAACCTGGAGGCCAGGCCCGTCATCTTCGAGGACGTGGGCAGGCAGGTGCTGGCCACCCGCTCCCGGAAGCTGCCCCACGAGCTATGTGCGCTCATCC GCGATGTGAAGCCAGAAGACATCAAGAGAGTTGCTTCTAAGATGCTGCGGGGGAAGCCTGCAGTGGCCGCACTGGGGGACCTGACTGACCTGCCGACATACGAGCACGTGCAGGCGGCGCTGTCCAGCAAGGACGGGCGCCTGCCCAGGATGTACCGGCTCTTCCGATAG
- the PMPCA gene encoding mitochondrial-processing peptidase subunit alpha isoform X2 — MKQNILVELLTFWKNWHFRLLIDLAAKMKFCLPWKSMGVFVTARHRDTTMYAVSADSKGLETVVGLLADVVLHPQLTDEEIEMTRMAVQFELEDLNMRPDPEPLLTEMIHEAAYRENTVGLHRFCPTENIAKINREVLYSYLRNYYTPDRMVLAGVGVEHERLVECARKHLLGAHPAWGSEAAVQVDRSVAQYTGGIAKLERDMSNVSLGPAPFPELTHIMIGLESCSFLEADFIPFAVLNMMMGGGGSFSAGGPGKGMFTRLYLNVLNRHHWMYNATSYHHSYEDTGLLCIHASADPRQVREMVEIITREFVLTAGTVDVVELERAKTQLMSMLMMNLEARPVIFEDVGRQVLATRSRKLPHELCALIRDVKPEDIKRVASKMLRGKPAVAALGDLTDLPTYEHVQAALSSKDGRLPRMYRLFR, encoded by the exons ATGAAGCAAAATATCTTAGTGGAATTGCTCACTTTTTGGAAAAATTGGCATTTTCG tCTACTGATCGATTTGGCAGCAAAGATGAAATTCTGCTTACCTTGGAAAAGCATGGGGGTATTTGTGACTGCCAGACATCGAG ACACCACCATGTATGCTGTGTCTGCTGATTCTAAAGGCCTGGAGACGGTGGTTGGTTTGCTGGCTGATGTGGTCCTGCACCCCCAGCTGACAG atgaggaaattgagatgaCCCGAATGGCAGTCCAGTTTGAGCTGGAGGACCTCAACATGAGGCCCGACCCGGAACCGCTTCTCACCGAGATGATCCACGAG GCTGCTTACAGGGAAAACACAGTTGGCCTGCACCGTTTCTGCCCCACAGAGAACATAGCAAAGATCAATCGAGAGGTGCTTTATTCTTACCTGAGAAACTACTACACCCCCGACCGCATGGTGCTGGCTGGAGTGGGGGTGGAGCACGAGCGCCTGGTGGAATGTGCCAGAAAGCATCTCCTGGGGGCCCACCCAGCCTGGGGCAGCGAGGCGGCTGTGCAGGTTGACAGATCGGTGGCGCAGTACACCGGGGGCATCGCCAAG CTGGAAAGAGACATGTCCAATGTcagcctgggccctgccccaTTCCCGGAGCTTACGCACATCATGATAGGGCTGGAGAGCTGCTCCTTCTTG GAGGCAGACTTCATCCCCTTTGCGGTGCTGAACATGATGATGGGGGGCGGCGGCTCCTTCTCAGCCGGTGGGCCCGGCAAGGGCATGTTTACCAGGCTCTACCTCAACGTGCTCAACAG GCACCACTGGATGTACAATGCGACCTCCTATCATCACAGCTATGAGGACACGGGCCTCCTGTGCATCCATGCCAGCGCTGACCCCAGACAG GTTCGGGAGATGGTGGAAATCATCACCAGAGAGTTTGTTTTAACGGCTGGAACCGTGGACGTG GTGGAGCTGGAGCGGGCCAAGACCCAGCTGATGTCCATGCTCATGATGAACCTGGAGGCCAGGCCCGTCATCTTCGAGGACGTGGGCAGGCAGGTGCTGGCCACCCGCTCCCGGAAGCTGCCCCACGAGCTATGTGCGCTCATCC GCGATGTGAAGCCAGAAGACATCAAGAGAGTTGCTTCTAAGATGCTGCGGGGGAAGCCTGCAGTGGCCGCACTGGGGGACCTGACTGACCTGCCGACATACGAGCACGTGCAGGCGGCGCTGTCCAGCAAGGACGGGCGCCTGCCCAGGATGTACCGGCTCTTCCGATAG